TCTTCGCGGGTAACGACAAATTGATTCAGGTAGCGACCAATCCGAACATCGGTGTATGAAGCCCCTTTACTTTTGGCGGCATTCATGGCGGCATCGGCCAGCCGTTTTTTAGTGCCAACATCCAGGCCGGGTTCCAGTAGTATTTCGGGGCTGACTGGCCGGGAAAAGGCAGGTAGTGTAGGCAGCAGGATTCCAGCGGCTCCCATGCCCAGCAGTTGGTTGAAATCTCGACGATTCAAGGTTTGTTTCTCCTATGTTATTGAATGAAATGAAGTGTAGTTAAAACTATGCCAAGTTACAGATGGAACGCTAAAATTTGGAATTTTAGCATAGTTACTACGCCGATTGCCAATGTTTGTTGGCTTTTCGCGAATAAAGACCAAATCGGGAAAAGAAGCCTGGGTTAATTATTTGGGTGGTAAATGAGCTATTTGAACGGCTACTAAAAAAGGGAGCTGTGCACAAGTACAGCTCCCTTTTTGAATAGATAAAACGGATATTTCCTTAAATCGCGTCGGAAAGGCTGGTGAATGTAAAATCGCGGGCTTTTACTGGAGGAATCAGATTGCCATTTACTCGCATAGGGGTTCCCAGTGCTTCGACGTTGTTGAGCACAATAACAGCACTTTCGTTGAAGCGGAAGTTTTTGACCGGAAATTTGATCTGCCCATTTTCAATGTAAAACGTACCATCGCGGGTCAGGCCCGTTTGAAGTAACGTTTTGGGGTCTACCATACGAACGTACCAGAGCCGAGTGACCAGAATACCTTTGTCGGTGCTTTTGATCAGGTCGGCCAGCGATTGGGTGCCGCCTGCCATGATAAAGCCGGTAGGGGGCGGCACCGCCTTAACGCCTTTCTGAGACGCCCAGAAGCGTGAATAACTCATGTTTTTAACCACTCCATTCTCAAACCAGGTTAGCTTCTCCTGTGGGCGCCCGTCGCCTACGACACCTCCACCCAGAAAGGAGCCGGTACGGTTTCGGCCTTCACTGGCAAACGGTTCGCTGGGGGCTTCTGGGTTCATAGGGTCGGAGTAGATAGTTATGCGCTCATCGATAAGCTTTTCGCCCAGGCGCGTGCCTCCTCCTTTTCGGCTTAAAAAGCTTCGTCCTTCGTCGGCCAGACGGGCATCCATTCCTGACATCATGCTTTGCAGAAGCGTCCCCATAGCGGTCGGCTCCAGAATAACCGTGTATTTGCCGGGTTCTAAGGTACGGGCGTTGGTGGAAGCCATCGCCTTTTGCATGGCAATGCCTGTTACGGCACGCGTTTTCAGTTTGGTTATATCGTTGAAGTCGCGGGTTACGTAGCCGGAGCCGGTCCCATCGACCGTTCGAACCGTAACCGAGAAATCAACGGAAGTGGCTTTGTTGTATCCAAATAGCCCTTTGCTGTTGGCAATGGCTGAAAAACCGGTTGTATCCTGTAAGAAACCGGCAGCACTAAGATTCTTCTGCTCACAGGCATCTACGCTATCGAAGGCAACCTGTGCCCGAGCTTCTGCATCCATTTTGGCCGTAGTGTCGGCGTACATCGGCGTTTCGAGGTAGGTCTGTGGCCCAATCATGGGCATATACTCCGGGTTTTCGGGCGCCAGTCGGGCAATTTCCTCAGCCCGTCGAACGGTTCGTTCAATGGCTTTGTCGTTGAATTCGTTGACCGTTGCCGAACCCATTCGCTTGCCAATTCCGGCCGTAATGAGCAGCGACATATTATCCGCTTCACCCCCAGACGAAACGCTGTTGAGCGCATAGCGGATATTGCTGGTCCGCCCCCCGCTCAGGCTAACGCTCATTTCATCGGCTTTGGAAAACGTCAATACCTTTTCCAGAATTTTCTTTGCTTCTTCCTGCGATATGATGGCCATGTCTTTGGATAGTAGTGAGGAGCGAGGAGTTAGTTATATTTTCCGTCCGGTATTGAGTACGTTGACGCCGTTGAAACGGGCGGTCGAACTGCCATGCGAGACTGAATTGATCTGAGCGGGTTGACCCTTGCCGTCGAAAAACGTGCCTCCCATCCGATAGTCGCGTTCGTCACACACTTTTACGCACGAATTCCAGAATTCCTGGGTGTTGGACTGATAGGCTACATCACGAAGCATCCCGACAATCTGACCGTCCTTGATTTCATAGAAGAGTTGCCCGCCAAACTGGAAATTGTAGCGTTGCTGATCGATGGAGTAGGAGCCATCGCCGATAATGTAAATGCCTTTCTTTACATCCCGGATCATTTCATCGACCGTGAGTCGTTCTTTGCCCGGTGCCAGCGATACATTGGCCATGCGCTGGAACTGTACGGTACTCCAGCTGTCGGCATAACAGCAACCCTGCGACTCGGCTTCTCCCAGCATGTGTACCTGGTCGCGAATGGCCTGATAGTTGACCAGGATACCGTCTTTTATCAGGTCCCATCGTTTGGTTTTTACCCCTTCGTCGTCCCAGCCTACATCGCCCAGCGAACCGGGCTGGGTTTTGTCGGCAAAGAAGTTGACCACATTGCTGCCGTAGTTGAATTTCTTCGATTGCCATTTGTCGATGGTAGCAAACGATGTACCGGCCAGATTGGCTTCGTAGCCCAGCACCCGGTCCAACTCCGTAGCATGGCCTACCGATTCGTGGATGGTTAGATAAGTGTGCGATGGGTCAAGAACCAAATCGTACTTGCCCGCTTCGACCGACTTGGCTTTTAGTTTCAGGCGGGCTTGTTTGGCAGCGGCTTCGGCGTCTTCGAGCATATCATACCCCTGTTTGTAACGTGTGGTTACACCCGTCAGTTTGTCGGCCGGATTTGTTTGTAGATAGTCGTAACTACGACCCATGGGTGCGCTGAGGGAGTCGCGGGTAGCCATCAGGCCGCTCGCCTTGTCCACGGCAGTAACGGTGAAATTAGGCCATATCCGGTGCACATCCTGATCGATATAGGACCCATCCGTCGAGGCAAAATACTTCTGTTCATTGATCATGAACAGGGTATTGTTGACGAAGTTGGCCCCGTTTTGAAGCGCAATACCGTTGGCTGTCAGTAGTAGATCGACTTTTTCCT
This window of the Spirosoma aerolatum genome carries:
- a CDS encoding TldD/PmbA family protein produces the protein MAIISQEEAKKILEKVLTFSKADEMSVSLSGGRTSNIRYALNSVSSGGEADNMSLLITAGIGKRMGSATVNEFNDKAIERTVRRAEEIARLAPENPEYMPMIGPQTYLETPMYADTTAKMDAEARAQVAFDSVDACEQKNLSAAGFLQDTTGFSAIANSKGLFGYNKATSVDFSVTVRTVDGTGSGYVTRDFNDITKLKTRAVTGIAMQKAMASTNARTLEPGKYTVILEPTAMGTLLQSMMSGMDARLADEGRSFLSRKGGGTRLGEKLIDERITIYSDPMNPEAPSEPFASEGRNRTGSFLGGGVVGDGRPQEKLTWFENGVVKNMSYSRFWASQKGVKAVPPPTGFIMAGGTQSLADLIKSTDKGILVTRLWYVRMVDPKTLLQTGLTRDGTFYIENGQIKFPVKNFRFNESAVIVLNNVEALGTPMRVNGNLIPPVKARDFTFTSLSDAI
- a CDS encoding TldD/PmbA family protein is translated as MNRRDFTQTLGLGAAGLLLPKMPALARTVSAEELLEPGLDILVKKRLADAALNAATAKGATYADVRIGRYLNQYIMTRENRVQNIINTESFGVGVRVIANGCWGFAAIGDTQSEEDVARTAEKAVLFAKAHARLIKKPVQLAPQKGFGEVSWKTKVEKHSFEVPVKEKVDLLLTANGIALQNGANFVNNTLFMINEQKYFASTDGSYIDQDVHRIWPNFTVTAVDKASGLMATRDSLSAPMGRSYDYLQTNPADKLTGVTTRYKQGYDMLEDAEAAAKQARLKLKAKSVEAGKYDLVLDPSHTYLTIHESVGHATELDRVLGYEANLAGTSFATIDKWQSKKFNYGSNVVNFFADKTQPGSLGDVGWDDEGVKTKRWDLIKDGILVNYQAIRDQVHMLGEAESQGCCYADSWSTVQFQRMANVSLAPGKERLTVDEMIRDVKKGIYIIGDGSYSIDQQRYNFQFGGQLFYEIKDGQIVGMLRDVAYQSNTQEFWNSCVKVCDERDYRMGGTFFDGKGQPAQINSVSHGSSTARFNGVNVLNTGRKI